From Endozoicomonas sp. 8E, the proteins below share one genomic window:
- a CDS encoding DUF4139 domain-containing protein codes for MRARLKLTGILISTVVLTAMTANRVTADEQAGRVEVSHANSTHLTLYPDKTLVRQQFKVLPGPDGSLVVEGMADDWEDDSLELEYIKDKQGLVPASLTWHRGGLDRDHLYNRLVGKSVELVGGGLNVPVQGVLLSYDSGMGLVQGNNGRQYLVDWNDPQGIRLASREQVFLEKDYQTRLIARFPELDGTDQLRLSYITPSIRYSSHYRMTLDDDGKARIELTALLNNNTETDYNNADIKLVAGDMGRPNVGYAHKMVRANAASPMPGQESQRVGEVMVIPLPKDQTKLTPFSWQQMTLYKEDQIALDHYYQLDVNGRSYSGRGSDLQRPRLNYRFKAGRDLPAGEVRILESTGDGTVIISGNAMIPQTTKGDYAHLAMGEALTVRVERKRVDSQQREKELITRWQAVVFNDSDEEVTLMMTDRDHSLIKLEDVKGGTLEQTDTIKVKVPVKSKKTLTYTSAYTR; via the coding sequence ATGAGAGCCAGACTCAAACTGACCGGAATACTGATTAGCACTGTTGTCCTTACTGCCATGACTGCCAATAGGGTAACGGCAGATGAACAGGCAGGAAGAGTGGAAGTCAGTCACGCCAACAGTACCCATTTAACACTCTACCCGGACAAAACCCTGGTGCGTCAGCAGTTCAAAGTGCTTCCCGGACCGGATGGGAGTCTGGTCGTCGAAGGCATGGCCGATGACTGGGAAGATGACAGCCTTGAGCTGGAATACATCAAAGACAAACAAGGTCTGGTGCCCGCTAGCCTTACCTGGCACAGAGGTGGACTGGACCGGGATCATCTTTACAACAGGTTGGTCGGCAAGTCGGTTGAACTCGTAGGGGGAGGGCTGAACGTCCCGGTACAGGGTGTGTTGCTCTCCTATGACAGTGGGATGGGTCTGGTCCAGGGCAATAACGGTCGACAATACCTGGTGGACTGGAACGATCCGCAAGGTATCAGGCTGGCTTCGCGGGAACAGGTTTTTCTGGAAAAAGACTATCAGACTCGTCTGATAGCACGCTTCCCGGAACTGGACGGCACCGACCAGTTACGTCTTTCTTACATTACGCCTTCCATTCGCTATTCAAGCCACTATCGAATGACTCTGGATGATGATGGAAAGGCCCGTATTGAGCTGACGGCACTTTTAAATAACAACACAGAAACCGATTACAACAACGCAGATATCAAGCTGGTGGCCGGTGATATGGGGCGGCCCAATGTAGGTTATGCTCACAAAATGGTGAGGGCAAATGCTGCCAGTCCCATGCCCGGTCAGGAAAGTCAGCGGGTAGGTGAAGTCATGGTCATACCGTTGCCGAAGGACCAAACGAAACTGACTCCCTTCTCCTGGCAGCAGATGACTCTCTATAAGGAAGATCAGATAGCACTCGATCATTACTATCAGCTGGATGTTAATGGTCGTTCATATTCAGGCAGAGGTTCTGATCTGCAAAGACCCAGGCTGAACTATCGCTTTAAGGCAGGGCGCGATCTTCCTGCGGGTGAGGTGAGAATTCTTGAGTCTACGGGCGACGGCACTGTGATTATCAGTGGTAATGCCATGATTCCCCAGACCACCAAAGGGGATTATGCCCATCTTGCTATGGGCGAAGCCCTGACTGTGAGGGTTGAGAGAAAGCGCGTTGATAGTCAGCAGCGTGAAAAGGAGCTGATCACTCGCTGGCAGGCTGTCGTATTTAATGACAGTGATGAAGAGGTGACCTTGATGATGACAGATCGCGATCACTCTCTGATTAAGTTGGAAGATGTGAAAGGCGGTACTCTGGAACAGACTGACACCATCAAGGTCAAAGTTCCCGTAAAAAGCAAGAAAACGCTTACATATACTTCGGCATACACTCGTTAA
- the cobB gene encoding Sir2 family NAD+-dependent deacetylase, producing the protein MQLTADQSLMLNYPSIVVLTGAGISAESGIRTFRGSGGLWENHSIEDVATLEGYYRNPALVQAFYNDRRQRLSEVVCNAAHKALSDFEKSFDGEFLLVTQNVDDLHSRAGSQNLIHMHGELYKVSCQDTEQVFEWYDDLTTETLCPCCQMAGNLRPHIVWFGEMPLEMDRIYKALSQCDLFVSIGTSGNVYPAAGFFEEAKAAGAETVELNLEPGTNASRFDRSLSGPATELVPEFFNALLG; encoded by the coding sequence ATGCAACTTACTGCAGATCAAAGCCTCATGCTCAATTATCCATCTATTGTAGTTCTGACTGGTGCCGGTATTTCTGCCGAGTCGGGTATTCGTACCTTCAGGGGCAGTGGTGGCCTTTGGGAAAACCATTCGATTGAAGATGTCGCCACGCTGGAAGGTTATTATCGCAATCCGGCCCTGGTGCAGGCTTTCTACAATGACAGGCGACAACGACTGAGTGAAGTGGTTTGTAATGCTGCTCATAAGGCGCTTTCAGACTTTGAAAAGTCTTTTGATGGTGAGTTTCTGCTGGTAACCCAAAACGTTGATGATCTGCATTCCCGGGCGGGCAGTCAGAATCTGATTCACATGCATGGTGAGCTTTATAAAGTGAGTTGTCAGGACACAGAGCAGGTTTTCGAGTGGTATGACGATCTAACTACCGAAACACTCTGTCCATGTTGTCAAATGGCGGGCAACTTGCGGCCTCATATCGTCTGGTTTGGAGAAATGCCTCTGGAGATGGATCGTATCTACAAAGCTTTGTCGCAGTGTGATCTCTTCGTATCCATCGGAACTTCAGGTAATGTTTATCCAGCTGCCGGTTTTTTTGAAGAAGCCAAAGCTGCGGGCGCCGAAACTGTAGAGTTGAATCTTGAGCCCGGTACCAATGCCTCCCGGTTTGATCGGAGTCTTAGTGGGCCTGCTACTGAATTGGTTCCTGAATTCTTTAATGCTTTGTTGGGATAG